A stretch of Cupriavidus necator DNA encodes these proteins:
- a CDS encoding MSMEG_0567/Sll0786 family nitrogen starvation N-acetyltransferase codes for MKSDLCVEVPGIPMFRIRWAEHTWEAEQAYRLRQAVFCEEQGIFAGDDRDAVDDVAQLLVAVRFEPELPRHPGTVVGTVRIHESEPGVWFGSRLAVDAAYRSQGKIGATLIRLAVSSAHAIGCRRFLAHVQSQNVPLFRRLHWHVLAEETLLGRPHHLMQADLNHYPPCHTPHAGLIAEGRAVR; via the coding sequence ATGAAAAGCGATCTCTGCGTCGAGGTGCCGGGCATCCCGATGTTCCGCATCCGCTGGGCGGAGCACACCTGGGAGGCGGAGCAGGCCTATCGCCTGCGCCAGGCCGTGTTCTGCGAGGAGCAGGGCATCTTTGCGGGCGACGACCGGGACGCGGTGGACGACGTGGCGCAACTGCTGGTGGCGGTGCGCTTCGAGCCGGAATTGCCCCGCCATCCCGGCACCGTGGTCGGCACGGTTCGCATCCATGAAAGCGAGCCGGGCGTGTGGTTCGGCTCGCGGCTTGCGGTGGATGCGGCATACCGAAGCCAGGGCAAGATCGGTGCGACGCTGATCCGCCTGGCGGTGAGCAGCGCCCACGCGATCGGCTGCCGGCGCTTCCTTGCGCACGTGCAGAGCCAGAACGTGCCCTTGTTCAGGCGCTTGCATTGGCACGTCCTGGCAGAGGAGACGCTGCTCGGGCGGCCTCACCACCTGATGCAGGCAGACCTGAACCATTACCCACCTTGTCATACGCCGCACGCGGGCCTGATTGCGGAAGGCAGGGCCGTGCGATGA
- a CDS encoding sll0787 family AIR synthase-like protein gives MSLDDLVHTLRSSRGFAHKTDIPAMLSPLGAAATGRNAAMAVDVGDDCAAWRDGDGYLLFAIEGLVSDFIRTMPWFAGYSAVMVNISDIYAMGGRPTAVVDALWSHGAADAAEVLKGMAAASAAYGVPIVGGHSNARSEESQLAVAIVGRARKLLSSFAARPGQRLLMAVDLRGAFAEPYPFWNASTGAPGERLRADLELLPVLAEDGLCTAAKDISMAGALGTALMLLECSGVGASIALERIPRPDGVPLERWLTAFPSYGFLLAVNDDDAQAVERRFLDRGIACAQIGAIDDSRVATLTHAGERATLWDFREAGFILPTRLATPIDSPT, from the coding sequence ATGAGCCTCGACGACCTCGTACACACCTTGCGCAGCAGCCGGGGTTTTGCGCATAAGACCGATATCCCGGCCATGCTGTCGCCACTCGGCGCCGCGGCCACCGGACGCAACGCGGCCATGGCTGTCGATGTCGGCGACGACTGCGCGGCATGGCGGGATGGCGACGGCTACCTGCTGTTCGCCATTGAAGGACTGGTCAGTGATTTCATCCGCACGATGCCGTGGTTCGCCGGCTACAGCGCGGTCATGGTCAACATCAGCGATATCTATGCGATGGGCGGCAGGCCGACGGCCGTGGTCGATGCGCTATGGAGCCATGGCGCCGCCGACGCCGCTGAAGTGCTCAAGGGCATGGCAGCGGCGTCTGCCGCTTATGGCGTGCCGATCGTCGGCGGTCACAGCAACGCGCGCAGCGAGGAAAGCCAGCTTGCCGTGGCGATCGTTGGCCGGGCGCGCAAGCTGCTGTCGAGTTTCGCGGCGCGTCCCGGGCAGCGCCTGTTGATGGCGGTGGACCTGCGCGGCGCGTTCGCGGAGCCGTACCCGTTCTGGAACGCATCGACGGGCGCGCCGGGCGAACGACTGCGCGCGGATCTCGAACTCTTGCCGGTGCTGGCCGAAGACGGCCTTTGCACCGCGGCCAAGGACATCAGCATGGCGGGTGCGCTCGGCACCGCGCTGATGCTGCTCGAATGCTCCGGGGTGGGCGCCAGCATCGCGCTGGAGCGCATTCCGCGGCCCGATGGCGTGCCGCTGGAGCGATGGCTGACCGCATTCCCCAGCTATGGCTTCCTGCTGGCCGTCAATGACGACGATGCGCAGGCGGTCGAACGCCGCTTCCTCGATCGCGGCATTGCCTGCGCCCAGATCGGCGCCATCGACGATTCCCGTGTCGCCACGCTCACGCACGCCGGCGAACGGGCCACGTTGTGGGACTTCCGCGAGGCAGGGTTCATCCTGCCGACGCGCCTGGCCACGCCGATCGATTCCCCAACCTGA
- a CDS encoding MSMEG_0570 family nitrogen starvation response protein codes for MPVTYFRIRWPDQTEMACYSPSSIVTEHFAEGAAYPLDEFVERARTALGAASERVRARYGYACSSAMDQLRILEIAAQRFRGQDGATVRFLGFGS; via the coding sequence ATGCCAGTTACCTATTTCCGCATCCGCTGGCCTGACCAGACCGAGATGGCCTGCTATTCCCCATCCTCCATCGTCACGGAGCACTTTGCCGAAGGGGCGGCGTATCCGCTGGACGAGTTCGTCGAGCGCGCGCGTACCGCGCTGGGCGCCGCTTCCGAGCGGGTGCGTGCCAGGTATGGCTACGCCTGCTCGTCCGCGATGGACCAGCTCCGCATCCTGGAAATCGCCGCGCAGCGGTTCCGGGGCCAGGACGGCGCCACCGTCCGGTTTCTCGGCTTTGGCAGCTAG
- a CDS encoding MSMEG_0569 family flavin-dependent oxidoreductase: MSNVIYTNPDQAAEPRHYGVIIVGGGQAGLSMSYFLKQAGIDHLIIEKHTVTHTWRTQRWDAFCLVTPNWQCALPGYPYQGDDPHGFMKKDEITAYLDGFIRTVGAPVLEHTEVRQVKARAQGGFAVVTSQGAFTADQVVVASGGYHTPIVPRMAERLPASVRQLQSSEYRNPESLPEGAVLVVGSGQSGAQIAEDLHLAGRKVYLAVGEAPRCARFYRGRDVVDWLADMKYYDLPVTEHPLREGVRDNTNHYVTGRDGGRDIDLRRFATEGMELYGLLDDYLEGQLRFAPDLRRNLDDADATYNRINASIDKFIAERGIEASPPSVYEPVWTPPAERTELDPQAAGIGSIIWCIGFRPDFSWLEVPVFNGRGYPGHERGVTAHAGLYFLGLPWLHTWGSGRFSGIARDAEYLAALIAAGRGDTALAA; this comes from the coding sequence ATGTCCAACGTCATCTACACCAATCCGGACCAGGCCGCAGAACCCAGGCACTACGGCGTCATCATTGTCGGCGGCGGCCAGGCCGGACTATCGATGAGCTACTTCCTGAAGCAGGCCGGCATCGATCATCTCATCATCGAGAAGCACACCGTCACGCATACCTGGCGCACGCAACGCTGGGATGCGTTCTGCCTGGTGACGCCGAACTGGCAATGCGCGCTGCCGGGCTATCCCTACCAGGGTGATGATCCGCACGGCTTCATGAAGAAGGATGAGATCACGGCCTATCTCGATGGCTTTATCCGGACGGTCGGCGCACCGGTGCTCGAGCACACCGAGGTACGGCAAGTGAAGGCGCGCGCTCAGGGGGGATTTGCCGTGGTGACGAGCCAGGGTGCATTCACCGCAGACCAGGTGGTGGTGGCCTCGGGCGGTTATCACACGCCGATCGTGCCGCGCATGGCCGAGCGCCTGCCGGCGTCGGTCCGGCAGCTGCAATCGTCCGAATACAGGAATCCCGAGTCGCTGCCCGAGGGTGCGGTGCTCGTGGTTGGCTCGGGCCAGTCGGGCGCGCAGATTGCGGAAGACCTGCACCTGGCCGGCCGCAAGGTGTACCTGGCCGTCGGCGAGGCGCCGCGCTGCGCGCGCTTCTATCGCGGGCGGGACGTCGTGGACTGGCTCGCGGACATGAAATACTACGACCTGCCGGTCACCGAGCATCCGCTGCGCGAGGGCGTTCGCGACAACACCAATCACTATGTCACCGGCCGCGACGGCGGGCGCGATATCGACCTGCGCAGGTTTGCCACTGAGGGCATGGAGCTCTACGGCTTGCTCGACGACTACCTCGAAGGCCAACTGCGTTTTGCGCCGGACCTGCGTCGCAACCTGGACGATGCCGATGCGACTTACAACCGCATCAACGCGAGCATCGACAAGTTCATCGCGGAGCGAGGTATCGAGGCGTCGCCGCCGAGCGTCTATGAGCCCGTGTGGACGCCGCCGGCCGAGCGCACCGAACTTGATCCTCAGGCAGCCGGCATTGGTTCGATCATCTGGTGCATCGGCTTCCGGCCGGACTTCAGCTGGCTCGAAGTGCCGGTGTTCAACGGCCGCGGCTATCCGGGCCACGAACGTGGCGTGACCGCGCACGCCGGCCTGTACTTCCTTGGCCTGCCCTGGCTGCACACGTGGGGATCGGGGCGATTCTCCGGCATCGCGCGCGACGCCGAGTACCTGGCCGCCCTGATCGCCGCAGGCCGGGGCGACACCGCGCTGGCCGCCTGA
- a CDS encoding Pnap_2097 family protein has translation MEAVVSRHVAGMPQLAYTGLSENWLLKTCGDLHWRLLAAGAGLGVPDFRDAEGNPVYAAFTAIRVRDAAPQTVGEHAGFSIGSHIVPAGGVKHLSEHAVDMHGDCRASVTMLSTFIRRTRDRDNRSVVRTMPTVAAQWAGAGPSAQAAELSLLARRFRGGDWGMHLGLDQARHRVCHAAEYLPCPCNDFNGADLLYFASFQAMVDRAEWQWRRDADPPTVFARDLFFHGNVNVGESLELIFSALREDEEGLTHWCEIRRSRDGEKIADVVTQKRWRQR, from the coding sequence ATGGAAGCCGTCGTCTCGCGCCATGTGGCCGGCATGCCCCAGTTGGCATACACCGGCCTGTCAGAGAACTGGCTGCTGAAGACCTGCGGCGACCTGCACTGGCGCCTGCTGGCCGCCGGCGCCGGCCTGGGGGTGCCGGACTTCCGCGATGCCGAGGGCAATCCGGTGTATGCGGCGTTCACCGCGATCCGCGTGCGCGACGCCGCGCCGCAAACGGTCGGCGAGCACGCCGGGTTCAGCATCGGTTCGCACATCGTGCCAGCGGGTGGCGTGAAGCACCTCAGCGAACATGCGGTCGACATGCATGGGGACTGCCGCGCCAGCGTGACGATGCTGTCCACCTTCATCCGCCGCACGCGTGACCGGGACAACCGCTCGGTCGTGCGCACCATGCCGACCGTGGCCGCGCAGTGGGCCGGCGCCGGCCCGTCGGCACAGGCGGCGGAACTGTCGCTGCTGGCACGGCGTTTTCGCGGCGGGGATTGGGGCATGCATCTCGGGCTCGATCAGGCCCGGCATCGCGTCTGCCACGCCGCCGAGTACCTGCCGTGCCCCTGCAACGACTTCAATGGCGCCGACCTGCTGTACTTCGCCAGCTTCCAGGCCATGGTCGATCGCGCGGAATGGCAATGGCGCCGCGACGCGGATCCGCCCACGGTGTTCGCGCGGGACCTGTTCTTCCATGGCAACGTCAATGTCGGCGAGTCGCTGGAGCTGATCTTCTCCGCGCTGCGCGAGGACGAGGAAGGATTGACGCACTGGTGTGAGATCCGGCGCAGCCGCGACGGCGAGAAGATCGCAGATGTGGTCACGCAGAAGCGGTGGAGGCAACGATGA
- the scpA gene encoding methylmalonyl-CoA mutase, producing the protein MNAKRDDPAGALELKPVYGSGDLTGLGHLGGMPGEAPFVRGPYPSMYRGRPWTIRQYGGYGDAVTSNLAYREALKQGAQGLSVAFDLPTHRGYDSDDPLAQADVGMAGVAIDSVDDMRRLFDGIALDRVSVSMTMSGAVLPVLAAFLVAAEESGVPFEQLRGTIQNDILKEFMVRNTWIHAPQPSLRIATDVVEWLAAHAPKFNGMSISGYHFQEAGADPVLELALTLANARTYVGLLRERGLDVDAFCGGLSFFFGVGKPFFVEIAKLRAARLLWHDIVCELGGTSARATAMRMHCQTSGWTLAAQQPLNNVARTTIEAMAAIFGGTQSLHTNGFDEALALPGAQASRLARDTQLILQHEFGLCDVADPWAGSYLIESLTGRMVTEVRAVLAHIDAEGGILAALESGWVQRRIHQNALRTQARLDAREEVVVGVNRYQEPDDNGQECLEIDGTQVRVQQARRLDALRSRRDDAAARHALAALTEAARRGGRNLLACAIDAMRCRATVGECTRALLQVWPRHTVRASYDVALYGTARAGNTEWLAACECVSALRERLGRAPRILVAKLGQDGHDRGAKAVAAGLADAGFVVELTPLFQSAEAVVSAACDGDFDAIGISTLGGAHLDLLPALLHALRQRALEVPVFVGGIVPADHRRLLRQCGVQGIFGPGTPMEIIVSTIVAALTLSRMPTA; encoded by the coding sequence ATGAACGCGAAGCGGGATGACCCGGCAGGCGCCCTTGAGCTGAAGCCGGTCTACGGGTCCGGCGACCTGACTGGTCTTGGCCACCTGGGCGGCATGCCCGGCGAGGCCCCGTTCGTTCGTGGCCCCTATCCCTCCATGTACCGCGGCAGGCCATGGACCATCCGCCAGTACGGGGGATACGGCGACGCCGTGACGTCGAACCTCGCCTATCGCGAGGCCCTGAAGCAGGGCGCGCAGGGCTTGTCGGTGGCCTTCGACCTGCCGACCCATCGCGGCTATGATTCCGACGATCCACTGGCGCAGGCCGATGTCGGCATGGCCGGCGTGGCCATCGACTCGGTCGACGATATGCGGCGCCTGTTCGATGGCATTGCGTTGGACCGTGTGTCGGTATCGATGACCATGAGTGGTGCGGTGCTGCCAGTACTGGCAGCGTTCCTGGTCGCGGCCGAGGAATCGGGCGTCCCGTTCGAACAGCTGCGCGGCACCATCCAGAACGACATCCTCAAGGAGTTCATGGTCCGGAACACCTGGATCCATGCGCCGCAGCCGTCGCTGCGCATCGCCACCGACGTGGTCGAATGGCTGGCCGCGCATGCGCCGAAGTTCAACGGCATGTCGATCTCGGGCTATCACTTCCAGGAAGCAGGCGCCGATCCGGTGCTGGAACTGGCACTGACACTGGCCAATGCCAGGACCTATGTCGGCCTGCTGCGAGAGCGCGGCCTTGATGTCGATGCATTCTGCGGCGGACTGAGCTTCTTCTTCGGCGTCGGCAAGCCATTCTTCGTCGAGATCGCCAAGCTGCGCGCCGCGCGGCTCCTGTGGCACGACATCGTGTGCGAGCTGGGCGGCACCAGCGCGCGCGCCACCGCCATGCGCATGCATTGCCAGACTTCGGGCTGGACCCTCGCCGCGCAGCAGCCGCTCAACAATGTCGCGCGCACCACGATCGAGGCGATGGCCGCGATCTTCGGTGGTACGCAGTCGCTGCATACCAACGGCTTTGACGAGGCATTGGCTTTGCCGGGCGCGCAGGCCTCGCGGCTGGCCCGCGATACGCAGCTGATCCTCCAGCATGAGTTTGGCCTGTGCGACGTGGCGGACCCGTGGGCGGGCTCCTACCTGATCGAGTCGCTGACCGGCCGCATGGTGACGGAGGTTCGCGCGGTGCTGGCGCACATCGACGCTGAGGGTGGCATCCTGGCAGCCCTTGAATCCGGCTGGGTGCAGCGGCGCATCCACCAGAATGCGCTGCGGACGCAGGCTCGGCTCGATGCGCGGGAAGAGGTCGTGGTGGGTGTCAACCGCTACCAGGAGCCCGACGACAATGGCCAGGAATGCCTGGAGATCGACGGTACCCAGGTGCGCGTGCAACAGGCACGCCGCCTGGACGCGCTGCGCAGCCGCCGCGATGACGCCGCGGCCAGGCATGCGCTGGCGGCGCTGACCGAAGCGGCCAGGCGCGGCGGCCGCAACCTGCTAGCCTGTGCGATCGATGCCATGCGTTGCCGCGCCACGGTCGGGGAATGTACCCGGGCCCTGCTCCAGGTCTGGCCGCGCCATACTGTCCGGGCGTCCTACGACGTTGCGCTGTACGGCACGGCTCGCGCTGGCAACACGGAATGGCTGGCGGCCTGCGAGTGCGTCAGTGCGCTGCGCGAGCGGCTTGGCCGTGCGCCCCGGATACTCGTGGCCAAGCTCGGCCAGGACGGCCACGACCGCGGTGCGAAAGCGGTGGCGGCCGGGCTTGCGGATGCCGGGTTCGTCGTCGAACTGACGCCGCTGTTCCAGTCGGCCGAGGCGGTTGTATCTGCCGCCTGCGATGGCGACTTCGATGCCATCGGCATCTCCACGCTGGGCGGCGCGCATCTGGATCTGCTGCCGGCGCTGCTACACGCCTTGCGGCAGCGTGCGCTCGAAGTGCCGGTCTTCGTCGGCGGCATTGTTCCGGCAGACCACAGGCGCTTGCTGCGCCAGTGCGGCGTGCAGGGGATTTTCGGACCGGGCACGCCGATGGAGATCATCGTGAGCACCATCGTGGCTGCGCTCACGTTGTCGAGGATGCCTACGGCGTAA
- a CDS encoding DUF4438 domain-containing protein, with amino-acid sequence MSRPIPLVQQALSRPAGRDGARPVPRINADELVAVSVLGQIAHPVGRASPYRIGYDGVPRVLPGTGGIVVNRRIGDPCVGLAGDHIEPGVALHNNGREIVGPRDGPNSALLTYACVGNPARVVNGACAGRTGVVTGKHGGVNHVLVDFPTEVLVRLCIGDRIQVLSHGLGLRLRDYPRIEVLNCSPRLLARWGLLERDGQLHAPVTHLVPARVMGSGLGKNNAWRGDYDIQLSDRQARERYRLGSLRFGDMVAIIGADTRRGPRYANDRVTIGVVVHGDSTVSGHGPGVTPLLTGPASLLRPLLRPQANVAEILGVRRAAPPRTQLTLPERDRRVRCAVPEAPPRLAFATR; translated from the coding sequence ATGTCCCGCCCGATTCCGCTCGTCCAGCAAGCCCTGTCCCGTCCGGCCGGCCGCGACGGTGCACGCCCCGTTCCCCGAATCAATGCCGACGAACTCGTGGCGGTGTCCGTCCTTGGGCAGATCGCGCATCCCGTGGGGCGCGCCTCGCCCTACCGCATTGGCTACGACGGCGTGCCGCGCGTCCTGCCGGGTACCGGCGGCATCGTGGTCAATAGGCGCATCGGCGATCCTTGCGTCGGGTTGGCGGGCGACCATATCGAGCCGGGGGTCGCCCTGCACAACAACGGGCGCGAGATCGTCGGCCCACGCGACGGACCCAACAGCGCCCTGCTGACCTATGCCTGCGTCGGCAATCCGGCCCGTGTGGTCAACGGAGCGTGCGCGGGCCGGACTGGTGTGGTGACGGGCAAGCACGGCGGCGTCAACCACGTGCTGGTGGACTTTCCCACGGAGGTGCTGGTGCGCCTTTGCATCGGCGACCGCATCCAGGTTCTTTCGCATGGACTGGGCTTACGACTCCGCGACTACCCCCGAATCGAAGTCCTCAACTGCTCGCCGCGCCTGCTGGCGCGATGGGGCCTGCTGGAGCGCGATGGCCAGCTCCATGCGCCGGTCACGCATCTGGTGCCGGCGCGCGTCATGGGCTCCGGACTGGGAAAGAACAATGCATGGCGCGGGGATTACGATATCCAGCTGTCGGACCGGCAGGCACGTGAGCGCTACCGTCTGGGCAGCCTGCGCTTCGGCGACATGGTGGCGATCATCGGCGCCGATACGCGGCGGGGGCCGCGCTACGCCAATGACCGCGTGACCATCGGCGTCGTGGTACACGGCGACAGCACGGTCAGCGGGCACGGCCCGGGCGTGACGCCGCTGCTCACAGGCCCCGCCTCGCTGCTGCGGCCGCTGCTCCGCCCGCAAGCCAATGTAGCCGAAATCCTCGGCGTGCGGCGAGCCGCGCCGCCACGTACCCAGCTGACACTGCCGGAGCGCGACCGGCGCGTTCGCTGCGCGGTGCCAGAAGCGCCACCGCGGCTGGCGTTCGCCACGCGGTAG
- a CDS encoding response regulator transcription factor produces the protein MLHRFRRGALLAPYSALGDSPTAGYGAAAIRSGSWGREVCEVELGGRRCRLLQVGGLRAPRGGAYGEGEITQFEFEGNYYALIADPVAVPAAAPLPAGEPRPAVPDVRSVLTVRELQIVQLVCMGYLTKQIAGRLHISEFTVRSYLKTIYCKLGVRSRAAMVFCYMQACAGGADGAQT, from the coding sequence ATGCTTCACAGATTCCGCCGGGGGGCGCTGCTGGCACCGTACAGCGCATTAGGGGATTCGCCCACGGCCGGGTACGGGGCGGCGGCAATCCGGTCGGGCAGTTGGGGGAGAGAGGTCTGCGAGGTCGAACTGGGCGGCCGGCGATGTCGGTTGCTGCAGGTAGGCGGCCTGCGTGCGCCACGCGGGGGGGCGTACGGGGAAGGCGAGATTACCCAGTTCGAGTTCGAGGGGAACTATTACGCCCTGATCGCTGATCCGGTGGCCGTGCCGGCGGCCGCGCCGCTGCCGGCCGGCGAGCCGCGTCCCGCCGTCCCCGATGTGCGAAGCGTGTTGACCGTGCGCGAACTGCAGATCGTGCAACTCGTCTGCATGGGCTATTTGACTAAGCAGATCGCGGGCCGGCTTCATATCAGCGAATTTACCGTCCGCTCGTATCTCAAGACGATCTACTGCAAACTCGGTGTCCGATCGCGCGCGGCGATGGTGTTCTGCTATATGCAGGCATGCGCTGGAGGCGCGGACGGCGCCCAAACCTGA
- a CDS encoding TRAP transporter large permease subunit produces MEHTAETFAGAPQEPGAALAVWGRAMRWAVEIPAALIVLAEIAILGGGAFARYVLHAPIPWTDELASILFLWLAMLGAIIALQRSAHMQLTTFIKDLAPGRRAWLDAFGMWLVVAFLLMLVWPAYEHLSEHIEVSSPTLEISEGYRSAAVLAGALLMLATAVIRLVAQADCKRVLVSGVAVGVIGAILWALSPVLAELGNINLVIFFLLVLVVCVAIGVPIAFAFGLATMCYLAFTTTTPLSIVPNRMQEGMSHLILLAVPLFVFLGALIEMTGLARAMISFLANLIGHVRGGLQYVLLGAMYIVSGISGAKAADMAAVAPALFPEMKQRGARDGDLIGLLSASGAMSETIPPSIVLITVGSVTGVSITSLFIGGLMPAAVGLVMMACVGWFQTRKEDMSTVVRPTRAVIVKSLLVALPALALPVIIRTAVVEGVATATEVSTIGIFYAVLAGIFVYRRFHWRSIYPMLVDTAALSGAILLIVGCATTMAWALTQSGFAGDLVKIMSAVPGGKTGFLLVSALAFVLLGSLLEGIPAIVLFGPLLFPIAKIVGVHEVHYAMVVIFAMGLGLFAPPFGVGFYAACAIGRVSPDVAMPRVWPHMAALLVALLLLTLVPWFSIGFL; encoded by the coding sequence ATGGAGCACACTGCCGAAACCTTCGCTGGCGCACCGCAGGAACCAGGCGCCGCCCTTGCCGTGTGGGGCCGCGCCATGCGCTGGGCCGTGGAGATTCCGGCCGCGCTGATCGTGCTTGCCGAGATCGCCATCCTGGGCGGTGGCGCCTTCGCGCGCTATGTCCTGCATGCGCCGATCCCCTGGACCGATGAACTGGCCAGCATCCTGTTCCTCTGGCTGGCCATGCTGGGCGCCATCATTGCGCTGCAGCGCAGCGCGCATATGCAACTGACCACCTTCATCAAGGACCTGGCGCCGGGCAGGCGCGCGTGGCTCGATGCCTTTGGCATGTGGCTGGTGGTGGCGTTCCTGCTGATGCTGGTCTGGCCGGCCTACGAGCACCTGAGTGAACACATCGAAGTCTCGTCGCCAACGCTGGAGATCAGCGAGGGCTATCGCTCCGCGGCGGTGCTCGCCGGCGCGCTGCTGATGCTGGCGACGGCCGTCATCCGGCTGGTCGCGCAGGCCGACTGTAAACGGGTTCTCGTCAGCGGCGTGGCGGTGGGCGTAATCGGGGCAATCTTGTGGGCCTTGTCCCCGGTGCTGGCAGAACTCGGCAACATCAACCTGGTGATCTTCTTCCTGCTGGTGCTGGTGGTATGCGTCGCCATTGGCGTGCCGATCGCCTTTGCCTTCGGCCTGGCCACCATGTGCTACCTGGCCTTCACCACCACGACCCCGCTGTCGATCGTCCCGAACCGCATGCAGGAAGGCATGTCGCACCTGATCCTGCTCGCCGTGCCGCTCTTTGTCTTCCTGGGCGCGCTGATCGAGATGACCGGACTGGCGCGCGCCATGATCAGTTTCCTCGCCAACCTGATCGGGCATGTGCGCGGCGGCCTGCAGTACGTGCTGCTCGGCGCGATGTATATCGTGTCCGGCATCTCCGGCGCAAAGGCAGCCGACATGGCAGCGGTCGCGCCCGCGCTGTTCCCGGAAATGAAGCAGCGCGGCGCCAGGGACGGTGACCTGATCGGATTGTTGTCGGCGTCCGGCGCGATGTCCGAAACGATCCCGCCCAGCATCGTGCTGATCACGGTGGGATCGGTCACCGGTGTGTCGATCACCTCGCTCTTCATCGGCGGCCTGATGCCTGCGGCCGTGGGCCTGGTCATGATGGCCTGCGTAGGCTGGTTCCAGACGCGCAAGGAAGACATGAGCACGGTGGTACGCCCTACGCGCGCCGTGATCGTGAAATCGCTGCTGGTGGCCCTGCCGGCCCTGGCCTTGCCCGTGATCATCCGCACCGCGGTAGTGGAAGGCGTGGCCACCGCGACCGAAGTGTCCACCATCGGCATCTTCTACGCAGTGCTCGCCGGCATCTTCGTCTACCGGCGCTTCCACTGGCGCAGCATCTACCCGATGCTGGTCGATACCGCTGCGCTGTCCGGCGCGATCCTGCTGATCGTCGGCTGCGCCACCACAATGGCGTGGGCGCTGACGCAATCGGGCTTCGCCGGCGACCTGGTGAAGATCATGTCCGCCGTGCCGGGCGGCAAGACCGGATTCCTGCTGGTGTCGGCGCTGGCATTCGTCCTGCTCGGCAGCCTGCTTGAAGGCATCCCGGCCATCGTGCTGTTCGGCCCGCTTCTGTTCCCGATCGCAAAGATCGTCGGCGTGCATGAAGTCCACTACGCCATGGTGGTGATCTTCGCCATGGGCCTGGGCCTGTTTGCGCCACCGTTCGGCGTCGGCTTCTACGCGGCTTGCGCCATCGGGCGGGTCTCGCCTGACGTGGCCATGCCGCGGGTCTGGCCGCACATGGCGGCGCTGCTGGTGGCTTTGCTGCTGCTGACACTGGTGCCTTGGTTCTCGATCGGGTTCCTGTGA
- a CDS encoding TRAP transporter substrate-binding protein, giving the protein MTFSLTRRQFGALAAGSLALALPVRHGLAQGAGIRLKYGTAFPADHPGTLRIKEAAEAIRKDTGGKVDLQVYPASQLGSEPDMISQTRAGAMDFMSTAGTNLQTLVPTAGINGVAFAFKDYATVWAAMDGDVGAHVRAALGKVNLHVFEKCLDNGYRNITSASRPVQTPADLKGFKIRVPGIPLWISMFKALGAAPTAIPFGELYSALQTRVVDGQENPLALIRSAKLYEVQKFCSLTAHTWDGHFIFGNARKFQALPKEVQATIATHFNSAALRQREDIARLNVDAQAELGKLGIALNRPDPAPFRQLLQSAGFYTEWKKKYGEEAWAKLEKYAGRLA; this is encoded by the coding sequence ATGACCTTCTCCCTGACACGCCGCCAGTTCGGCGCCCTGGCCGCAGGCAGTCTCGCGCTCGCATTGCCGGTACGCCACGGCCTTGCCCAGGGCGCCGGCATCCGGCTCAAGTACGGCACGGCGTTTCCTGCGGACCACCCGGGCACACTGCGCATCAAGGAAGCCGCGGAGGCCATCCGCAAGGACACCGGCGGCAAGGTGGATCTCCAGGTGTATCCCGCCAGCCAGTTGGGCAGCGAGCCCGACATGATCTCGCAGACCCGCGCCGGAGCCATGGATTTCATGTCCACTGCCGGCACCAACCTGCAGACGCTGGTGCCGACCGCCGGCATCAACGGTGTCGCCTTTGCCTTCAAGGACTACGCCACGGTCTGGGCGGCCATGGATGGCGACGTCGGCGCGCACGTGCGGGCAGCGCTGGGCAAGGTCAACCTGCACGTGTTTGAAAAGTGCCTGGACAACGGCTACCGCAATATCACCTCGGCCAGCCGGCCGGTTCAGACCCCTGCGGACCTGAAGGGCTTCAAGATCCGCGTTCCCGGCATCCCGCTCTGGATCTCGATGTTCAAGGCGCTTGGCGCCGCGCCCACCGCCATTCCGTTCGGCGAGCTCTACTCCGCGCTGCAGACGCGGGTGGTGGACGGCCAGGAAAACCCGCTGGCCCTGATCCGCAGCGCCAAGCTGTACGAAGTCCAGAAGTTCTGCTCGCTTACCGCGCATACCTGGGATGGCCACTTCATCTTCGGCAACGCCAGGAAATTCCAGGCGCTGCCCAAGGAAGTGCAGGCGACCATCGCCACCCATTTCAACAGCGCGGCGCTGCGCCAGCGCGAAGACATCGCCAGGCTGAATGTCGATGCGCAGGCGGAACTGGGCAAGCTCGGCATCGCGCTGAACCGGCCCGATCCCGCGCCCTTCCGCCAGTTGCTGCAAAGCGCGGGCTTCTACACCGAGTGGAAGAAGAAGTACGGCGAGGAAGCCTGGGCCAAGCTCGAGAAATACGCGGGCCGCCTGGCCTGA